The genome window GGCATCAACCGGCGTGGCGTCGCACTTGTCGCTCGCCTTGGACATTAGATCGTGCCACCAGTGATCGCGGCCGGCTTTCATCGTTACCGGAGTCTTGGTCCGCTGATACACGATCACGTGTTTCACCGAAGGACACGAATCCAGCGCCTCATCGACAGCAGGCTTCAGCTTGACTTCATTGCCACGGCGATAAGAGCCATCCTGGGTGATTACGGCCACTGCCGTGGCATCATTGATGCGGTCCACCAGTGCGTTCGACGAAAAGCCGCCAAATACTACCGAGTGGATGGCACCTATACGGGCGCACGCCAGCATGGCCACTGGAAGCTCCGGCGTCATACCCATATAAATGGCCACCCGGTCGCCCTTCTGGATCCCCAGGGACTTCAGCACGTTGGCAAACTTCGAAACCTCGGTCAGCAACTGGGCATAGGTGAGCGTCCGGATCTCGCCTGGCTCTCCTTCCCACAGCAGAGCGGTCTTGTTGGCGCGGCCACCCTTCACATTGCGGTCGAGGCAGTTGAAGGACAGGTTGATCTCGCCACCTACGAACCACTTCGCCCAAGGTGCGTTCCACTCCAGGACCTTGGTCCAGGGCTTGAACCAATGCAATTCGCGGGCGATATTGCCCCAGAACTTCTCCGGATCTTCAGATGCTTCCTTGTAGAGGCGCTCGTAATCTTCCAGGCTCCGGATGTGAGCTTTCTGCCGGAACTCCGCCGGCGGCTCGAACGTGCGTGCTTCCTGCAGTACGGAATCAATGCTTTGCTGTGGTGAGGTAATCGTCTCTTGTGCCATTCTGACTCCTGCCGCGAGCTGAGTAATATCGTAGTACGATTTACTGTTCCATGGTGGAAATGTCGCCCGGATCCTGTCCACTCTCCTTCGCCTTCAGAAAGCGGCGAAGAATCTTACCAGAGCGGGTCTTGGGTAGGGCAGCTACGAACTCAATCGCCGACGGCGTGGCAATCGGCCCCAGTTCCCGCCGTACATGCTCGACCAGGGTAGTTGCCAGGGCGTCACAAGCGGTATGGCCGGCACGGCAGGTCACGAAGGCCTTGATCACTTCCCCCTTGAGGGCATCGGGCACTCCGATGGCTGCCGCTTCCGCCACTGCGGGGTGAGACACCAGTGCGCTCTCCACTTCCGCGGTTCCGATCCGGTGTCCGGCTACGTTGAGGACATCATCCACCCGCCCCAAAACCGTAATGTAGCCGTCGGCATCCTTGACCGCCACATCCCCGGTAGCGTAGCAACCCGGAATCTTCTTCCACTCGCGATCGTAGCGGTCGGCGTCTCCCCAAACAGTGCGCATCATGTGCGGGAATGGCCGCTTCAGGACCAACCGTCCGCCGGCCCCCGGAGCCGTGGGCTTCCCTTCTTCGTCCACCACATCTGCGATGGATCCAGGAAGTGAGATACCGCACTTACCGGGACGGGTAGCCATCGAAGCCGGGGTTCCGATAGCCGGTCCGCCCAGCTCGGTTTGCCACCAGTTATCGCACACATAGCCCCATTTCCCGTCGCCAGCGAGATGCGTCTGTGCCCAGCGCCAGGCTTCCGGATTCAGCGGCTCTCCCGCGCAGGCCACAAAGCGCAGGCTGGAGATATTGTGCTTGGCGGGCAGCGCGTCGCCATATTTCATGAACATGCGCAGCGCGGTAGGAGCGGTGAACATCTTGCTGACGCCATAACGCTCGACAATGTCCCAAACGATGTCCGGTGCGGGGTAGTCGATTGCTCCTTCGCGAAACAGTGTTGTCACTCCTGCGCACAGCGGGGCATAAACAATGTAGGAATGACCTACAATCCAGCCGATATCGGAAGTACACCAGAACACGTCCCGCTCGCCAACGTCGTAGTAATTTTCCAGATGGTAGGTAGTCCCTACCATGTAGCCGCCGTGGACATGCACGACGCCTTTGGGCTTGCCCGTACTGCCGGAGGTATAAAGGATGAACAGGGGATCTTCGGCATCCATGTCTTCGGCGGGGCAATCGTCAGGGAATTTCATCAGATCGGCGAAATTCACTTCCCGCCCGCTCAGTTCCGCGTTCTCGCGTGAGAACACCACCACTTTCTCCACGAACTCCAGAGCATCCACAGCTTCATCGGTGATGGCCTTCAGTTGTACCTTCTTGCCGCGGCGGTATCCGACATCGCCGGTAATCACAATGCGCGCCTGGGCGTCGACAATCCGCTCGCGCAGCGCAGTGTGTCCCAGTCCGGCATAGACCACGGAATGAATCGCTCCGATGCGGGCGCACGCCAGCATCGCCACCACACCTTCGATCGTAAGAGGCATGTAAATAATGACGCGGTCGCCCTTCTTCACTCCCAGCGATTTCAGTCCGTTGGCAAACCGGCACACCAACTGGTGCAACTGGCCGTAGGTGACGATGCGCTCAGTTCCGTCCTCCCCTAGCCAGATGTATGCCACCCGGTTGCGGCGATCGGAATTGGCGTGACGGTCGAGAGCATTCACCGTGATGTTCGTGCGGGCACCCAGAAACCATTTATGGTGCACGCCATCAAACTGCATGACCCGTTGCCAGGGCGAGTTCCAGACAAAATTGCGAGCGTAATCTCCCCAGAAGGCTTCCGGAAAATTGATGGAGCGCTCGTATTCTTCGTTCCAGGATTGCTGGCGGGCGCTCTCGGCGACGATCTTGGGGGAAGGATATTCTTCGGCGATATTAAGCAGATTAGAAATACTTTCGTTTGCGGATTTTGTGGCTAAAGTCATATGCAACTCCCGGAAACGTTCTGATGCTTTGGGGAAGAAAGATGAGCATGCCGGCGGCGGTACGTGCGACCGCCGTCCGGCATGCGTGATACAGGTTAGTGGGCAAGCGCCTTCTCCGAACCCAGTCCGGTGTTGGCGCGAACCTCCAGTTCAGTGAATTTGTGCTCGGCGGAAGCCTCGCGGCCGCCCAGCAGGGTTCCTAAAAATGCTCCGATGAATCCCAGCGGAATGCTGGCGATGCCGGGATTCTCCAACGGGAATATTGGAGCATGCTGAATCAGGTGGCGTGAAATGGCCGGCGTCGTTGCCGTATCGATGCCCATGACGCTGGGGCCAATCAGGATGAGCACAATCGACGCCAGCAGGCCGACGGCCAGGCCCATGACCGCTCCCAACGTGTTAAACCGTCTCCAGAAGATCGAGAGCACAATCACCGGCAAGTTGGCGGAGGCAGCCACTGCAAAAGCCAGAGCCACCAGGAAAGCCACGTTCGCGCTGGGTCCCAAAACAATCGCGATGCTGATGGCCACCGCACCAACCACAAAGGCCGCGATCCGCGACACCATCACCTCCTCGCCCGGTTTGCGCTCCACCCCTTTGTGAATCACGTTGGTCCAAAAATCGTGAGCAAAGGACGTGGAGGCGCTGATGGTCAGTCCAGCAACCACCGCCAGGATCGTGGCGAAAGCAATCGCGGAAATGAAGGCGAAGAACACATCCCCAGCGACTGCCTGCGCCAGCAGAGGCGCGCTCATGTTGTTGCCGCCATGAGTAGAGATAAAGTCGCGCCCAACGATGGTGGCTGCGCCGAATCCCAGGAAGGTGGTCATGATGTAAAAGCTGCCAATCAAGATCATCGCCCAGACCACGCTATAGCGCGCGGTCTTGGCATCCGGAACGGTGTAGAACCGGACCAGAATGTGCGGCAGCCCCGCCGTGCCAAAAATCAGAGCCATGCCCAGCGAAATCAACTCCAGGGGACCGTTGGGTGGCTTGAAGCGCAGCCCGGGCTGGAGAAAGTCTTTAGTGATCTCCTGCCCTGCTGGGCCATGGTAGCTTACGTGCTGCACGGCAGTGAAGAAATTGGAGAAACTGAAGCCGAACTTGCTCATCACCAGAATGCTGAGCAGAATGGTGCCCGTCATCAGCAGGATGGCTTTGATGATCTGCACCCAGGTCGTGGCCAGCATACCGCCGAACACCACGTACACGATCATCAGAATGCCGACGCCGATGACAGCCGTGCGGAAATTGATCCCTGAGCCCTTCAACAGCAGGCTCACCAACGCGCCCGCGCCCACCATCTGCGCGATCATGTAGAACGTGCTCACGGTGAGGGTGCTGACGGAAGCCATGGCCCGTACCGGCCGCGGTTTTAACCGATACGCGAGCACGTCTGCCATGGTGTACTTGCCCGCATTGCGCAGCGGTTCTGCCACGACCAGGAGTACGGTCAGGTAAGCGACCAGCCAGCCTACCGAGTACATGAACCCGTCGTAGCCGAAGAAAGCGATCAATCCCGCAATCCCGAGGAAGGAAGCAGCGCTCATATAGTCGCCGGCAACAGCCACCCCGTTCTGCCAGGCGGTAATACGCCGGCTCGCGGCAAAGTAGGCGCCCGCGCCGGCGGAGCGGCGAGCGGCCCAGTAGGTGATCCCTAGCGTGATCACGATAAAAACCAGAAACATCAACAATGAGGTTGACATGGTTATTTGCCCTCCTTGCTGGTGTCCACGTGATCGAGGATGCGGCGGCCGTATTCGTCAAAGCGGCGGGCAGCGCGCACGTACAGGAAAGCAATCAGCCAGGCCACAAAAAACTGCGACAGTGCAAACAGATACGCCAGATTCACCGAGCCGACGCGCTTGTCCATAAACTGAGGAAAGTAACCGACGGAAATGGGAAGCAAGAAGTAGTACACGACGAAGAAGATAACCGCGGGAATGACGAACTTCTCCCTCGCCGTGAGCAGTGATTTGAATTCGTCCATGCGGGCGACGCGTTCCCAAATATCCGGTTCGCCAGCGGGTGCAGCGGGCGCCGAACGACCGGGCACCGCCGCGCGGGCAGCTTGTTCCTGAGCCATGCAAGCCTCCTGGTCCGTCAAGCAGGACGGAACCGAATTGAGACCAGAAAAGGGTTCTGGCCTAGACCGAACGTTCGTTAGGACTCTCGAACCTCCGCCTGCCACCGTCCTGAGTTGGCCCCGAGGTAGGCTATTCCCCCCACCCCACCTTGAGATAGGAGCACAGCCAATAAGTAGGCGTCATGGGGAGATGGCCCTCCTAGTGGCGAAGCGGCATCCGAGAACCTGGGCCTGAAAATGCCGTATGAAGCCGGTATGAATATCCCTCTTCACCGAACAGGGGGTGGACCGTGGCGCCGCTCAACCTCGCACATCCCGGCGGGCCGGGCACATCACCAACGCAGGTGAGCCACAGACGCGTTGCGGAGGACAGGAGCGGAGGCCGCGTCTGTTTGGCAGCGAAGCTCTTGGGGCGTTCACGCTCCAGCAACCTGTCGGCAAGTCGCTGTTTTCGCACGAAAACGCCTCCTGCGGGCGCGCAACTGGCGCCACCCGCCTGTTTCGGTGGCGCTTATCTTCGATACCTTAGCTACCAGTGTCTGTGCGCTGGGTCACAACAGGGCTGTGATGACCCGGCGCAGAACCAATTCCGGGCGCACATTGTAGCGCCAATTTAGCCGCTGGGAAGAGCTTTTTCGTGCTGCGGTTGCCCCCGCCGCGAGTGCCGGCAACATGCCAATCTGCCTCAAACCACGATAACCCGTGACCCCAAAAGCATTGATTACCTGGCCCGCGGGACATCCTCAGGGGTCTCCCCATGGTCACTGGTGGACACCGCCTTCCAAAAAAGATAATGACGCCGGGTTATCGCCTGACGAAGCTTCCCCCGCAACTTATTTCCGGACGGCGGTTTCTATATCAGGCAGTCCCACAACCAGATCTCCAATGAGGTACTGATGAAGAAACTGCTCGCCTCCCTACTCGCGGTGGTTTTCGGCAGCGCTCTCTGTGTGTCAGCCTTTGCGCAGACCGCCACACCAAGCACAACGCCGCCCTCTTCCACCCACCATCACCATAAGCACCACAAGCATCATCACCATCATCACCAGCAGACGACTTAAGAAGTCGACAAGCCTTCTGCCAGGCCAATTCTTTAAACGGGTTGACCTGGCATTATTTTGGCCGCCCCCCTCTGCCGAATTATCCAACCAGCCAAAGCCATACTGCGCCAAATGTAATGGTTGCCAGCGTCACCGGCACCCCAGCTCGCAGATAATCGCGGAAGGTAATGTTAACCGCCGGACGCGCTCCCTCTACCACGATGATGTTGGCAATGGATCCGGTGATGGTCAGATTACCCGCAAGCGTACTGGCCATCGCCAGCAGCATCCAGGCACGGTGTGGCTGCGCGAAACCGGGCACCACGGACTTCAGCAACATCACCGCCGGCACATTGCTTACAATGTTGGATAGAACAGCAGTGATTGCGGTAAACGTCGCCGCGTTGTGAAGATTCAGCTCCCGCGCAAGCCGCAGCAGCTGCTCGGTAATGCCCACCTTCTCAGCCCCACCTACGATCAGAAACAGCCCTACAAAAAACACGAGCAGTCCCCAATCAACCTCGTCGTACATCAAACGGGGTTCCAGGGTGCGCGTGATGAGCATGAGCGCCGCTCCCACTGCCGCGACCAGCGGCGGTGGCAGTCCCGCGAGAAATCCCGCCATGACAAACAACACCACCAGCACCGCCTTGGTGAAACTTGTGCGGGGGATGGCAGGATGGGCAGGATCGGGTTCCGCGCCGGTCCTCGCCTCGTCATGCGGAAACAGCCAGTGCAGAATGGCCCAGTCGAGCAACAATCCCACCAGCGCTACCGGCCCCAAGTGCCAGAGGAAGGAGCGGTAGGGTATATCGGAATACGATCCAATCAGGATGTTTTGCGGATTTCCGGTGATGGTCGCCACACTGCCGATGTTGGAAGCTGTCGCCACTGCCAGCAAGTACCCTAGCGGCCGGACTCCCAGTCGCCGTGCAAGACTCAAAACGATGGGAACCATAACCAGGCAAATAATGTCGTTCACAAAGAACGCCGATAGCAGTCCCGAGCTCAGGATCACGGCTGGAAGCAGGTGCCTCGGCCCCAATCGCACTACCACCCAGGTCGCCACTGCATCGAAGAACCCCACCAGGCGAAGGTTGGCGACAATCACCATCATGGAGAAGAGCAGCACCACGGTGGCGAAGTCGATGAACCGCAGGCCATCGCTGGGACCCAGGATGCGAAACGCGAACATCAGCACCGCGCCGATCACCGCCATGCCTGGGCGGTCAATCTTCATCCCCGGAAACTTGCCTAGGGCAAACACCAGGTAACTGGCGGAGAAGATGATGTAGCCGGCAAGCAGGCGGGCTTCGCTGAGGGTGGCGGGGGAAGGCTGCACCAGTCTCTCCTGTAAATCTTCAGTAAAGTCTGCAAGTTACACAACAACGTCGCGCTACTCTTCCCGTCTATACTAGGTGCTTGCGATCAACCGAGGTCAGCCGTCTTGACGGAAGGTCCGTCTGCCGGTAATGAATCGCGCATGAGGTGGAAATGAAAAAGCTAGCCGTGCCGCTGTTGATTTTACTTTCCCTGCCGGCCGTGGCACAGGATGCGCCCAGAGGGGCCCCCAGTGGCCAGACACCGGGCGCGAACGGCCAATTCGAGCGCGGTGGCATGCGCCGGCGCGGCGTGGGCGGCACCATCACCGAATTGCGCTCCGACGGACTCACTCTAAAGACCATGAGTGGCGATACCGTCAACGTCAAATTCTCCAGCACCACCCAGTTTGCCATGAGCGGCAAAACCATAAAGCCTTCGGATTTGAAGGCCGGTGATTTCGTTATGGTCGCGGGTGAGCGCGCCGAGGATGGAACCTGGACTGCCAACTTCGTCGTGAATCGCACTGAAGAAATGAAAAAGTGGAAGGAAAACCTGGGCAAGACTTTTATAGCCGGTGAAGTGAAGGCGATCAACGAGACCAAGCTCACCATCCAGCGGCCTGACGATCAGACCCAGACCATCGAGGTCGATGAGAGCACCTCCTTCCGCCGCGGCCGCGACGAGAGCATCACCCTGGCAGACATCAAGGTTGGTGATCGTGTGACGGGCCCGGGAGAGCTGAAGAACGGCGTGTTCGTGCCATCCACTCTGCGCGTAGGAGGAGCAGGTGGCCCGGGCAGTTTCATGGGTGGTCCCCCGCCCGCGGGACAAGCGCAATCTCCCAAGCCGTTACCACCGCAGTGAGTCTGGAGTCTTGACCAGACCACAAGTTTTTAACTTCGATCGCCCGATGATGTCTCAGGCCACATCACAATCTGCTGTTAACTCCGGAAGCGAGCACTGGCAATACCGCCCCCGCGCCCTGCCACTTTGGATCATAACCGGGGTTCTGCTCTTTGCTCTCGCGGTTTCTGCTGCCGCACAAACGAACCCGACTGCCCCGCAACAAACAGAGGCGCCTGCGATGCAGGTTCCAGCAGCCACCTCGCCCGCGACACAGTCGCAAACACAGCCTCAGCCTGCAGGTGAACCAGCAACTCCGCCGCCTGCACCTGCAGCTCCTGACGTGAGCTGTGATATTGCCGGCAAGGTGACCGCCGGAAACCTGCCACTCCCCGGAGTCACCATCTCCGCCGCCAATTCACTCACCGGCAAGAAGGTCGCAACTACGACCGATCAGGATGGCAGCTTCACGTTGTCAGTTTCTCCCAAAGGAAAGCTGGTCGTGCGCGCTGAGCTGGCCGCTTTCGCGCCGGCCACCAAGGAAGTTGTCATTAACGCACAGAATTGTCATCCGCGAGTGGATCTCGGCATGACGCTGCTGTCGCGCGTTCAGCAACAGCAGGAAGAGAACGCCCAACAGCAAGCCGCGATGCGCATGGGTGGAGGCCGTGGCTTTCAGAACATTGGCATCAGCGCCGACTTGAGCGCATTCGGAGGTGGTGGCCAGATGCAGTTCGGGGGCGGCAGCGAAAACGGCAACGGCACAGGTGGACTGCCTGCCGCCAGCTTTGCCGAAGGACCGACAGAGTCAGTCGCAGTTTCAGGCAACCAGGCACAGTCCAATGAGTTCATGTTTGGTACTAGTCGAGAGATGCAGGACCGCATCGAGGAAATGCGGGACCGGGCACGCCGTGGAGAGTTCGGCCCCGGCGGCGTTGCTCTTCAGGGTCCCGGCGGCGGCTACGGTGGCCCAGGCGGCTTTGGTGGTCCCGGAGGCGGCCCAGGAGTCTTCATGATCGGCGGCGGACGCGGCCGCTTTAACGTCAACAAGCTGCATGGTTCGTTGTTCTATAGCGTCGGTGATTCCGTTTTCAATGCGGCTCCTTACTCACTCACCGGTCAACCTGTCGTCAAACCCGACTACCTGCAGCAACGCTTTGGAGGCGTGCTGGGTGGGCCACTTCGCATCCCCAAAATCTACAACGGCGGCACCAAGACATTCTTCTTCTTGTCTTATTTTGGCAATCTCGTCAGCAATCCCTATGATGCCTTCTCCACCGTGCCCACGCTGGCGGAGCGTTCCGGAGATTTCTCCGCCACCACAGTTGGTGGATCCCCTGTGACCATCATCGATCCCCTAACCCACCTGCCTTTTCCGGCTAATCAGATTCCTGCGCAGCGGATCAATTCCGCCGGAGCCGGCTTGCTGAATTTCATTCCTCTCCCCAATCTGCCGGGAACGACGCAAAATTTCCACTTCACCACGTCGGCGACTAATGACAACCATAACGTCGGCTTACGTTTGATTCACAACTTCGACGGCGGTGGACCGGGTTTCGGGGGACCTGGCGGAGGCGGAGGTCGAGGCGGGTCGCGTAACAACATCAACCTGGGTCTGCACTATCGAGACGTCCACAATGTGTTGACCAATCCCTTCCCTAGC of Terriglobales bacterium contains these proteins:
- the acs gene encoding acetate--CoA ligase; amino-acid sequence: MTLATKSANESISNLLNIAEEYPSPKIVAESARQQSWNEEYERSINFPEAFWGDYARNFVWNSPWQRVMQFDGVHHKWFLGARTNITVNALDRHANSDRRNRVAYIWLGEDGTERIVTYGQLHQLVCRFANGLKSLGVKKGDRVIIYMPLTIEGVVAMLACARIGAIHSVVYAGLGHTALRERIVDAQARIVITGDVGYRRGKKVQLKAITDEAVDALEFVEKVVVFSRENAELSGREVNFADLMKFPDDCPAEDMDAEDPLFILYTSGSTGKPKGVVHVHGGYMVGTTYHLENYYDVGERDVFWCTSDIGWIVGHSYIVYAPLCAGVTTLFREGAIDYPAPDIVWDIVERYGVSKMFTAPTALRMFMKYGDALPAKHNISSLRFVACAGEPLNPEAWRWAQTHLAGDGKWGYVCDNWWQTELGGPAIGTPASMATRPGKCGISLPGSIADVVDEEGKPTAPGAGGRLVLKRPFPHMMRTVWGDADRYDREWKKIPGCYATGDVAVKDADGYITVLGRVDDVLNVAGHRIGTAEVESALVSHPAVAEAAAIGVPDALKGEVIKAFVTCRAGHTACDALATTLVEHVRRELGPIATPSAIEFVAALPKTRSGKILRRFLKAKESGQDPGDISTMEQ
- a CDS encoding cation acetate symporter — encoded protein: MSTSLLMFLVFIVITLGITYWAARRSAGAGAYFAASRRITAWQNGVAVAGDYMSAASFLGIAGLIAFFGYDGFMYSVGWLVAYLTVLLVVAEPLRNAGKYTMADVLAYRLKPRPVRAMASVSTLTVSTFYMIAQMVGAGALVSLLLKGSGINFRTAVIGVGILMIVYVVFGGMLATTWVQIIKAILLMTGTILLSILVMSKFGFSFSNFFTAVQHVSYHGPAGQEITKDFLQPGLRFKPPNGPLELISLGMALIFGTAGLPHILVRFYTVPDAKTARYSVVWAMILIGSFYIMTTFLGFGAATIVGRDFISTHGGNNMSAPLLAQAVAGDVFFAFISAIAFATILAVVAGLTISASTSFAHDFWTNVIHKGVERKPGEEVMVSRIAAFVVGAVAISIAIVLGPSANVAFLVALAFAVAASANLPVIVLSIFWRRFNTLGAVMGLAVGLLASIVLILIGPSVMGIDTATTPAISRHLIQHAPIFPLENPGIASIPLGFIGAFLGTLLGGREASAEHKFTELEVRANTGLGSEKALAH
- a CDS encoding DUF485 domain-containing protein; translated protein: MAQEQAARAAVPGRSAPAAPAGEPDIWERVARMDEFKSLLTAREKFVIPAVIFFVVYYFLLPISVGYFPQFMDKRVGSVNLAYLFALSQFFVAWLIAFLYVRAARRFDEYGRRILDHVDTSKEGK
- a CDS encoding anion transporter, which produces MQPSPATLSEARLLAGYIIFSASYLVFALGKFPGMKIDRPGMAVIGAVLMFAFRILGPSDGLRFIDFATVVLLFSMMVIVANLRLVGFFDAVATWVVVRLGPRHLLPAVILSSGLLSAFFVNDIICLVMVPIVLSLARRLGVRPLGYLLAVATASNIGSVATITGNPQNILIGSYSDIPYRSFLWHLGPVALVGLLLDWAILHWLFPHDEARTGAEPDPAHPAIPRTSFTKAVLVVLFVMAGFLAGLPPPLVAAVGAALMLITRTLEPRLMYDEVDWGLLVFFVGLFLIVGGAEKVGITEQLLRLARELNLHNAATFTAITAVLSNIVSNVPAVMLLKSVVPGFAQPHRAWMLLAMASTLAGNLTITGSIANIIVVEGARPAVNITFRDYLRAGVPVTLATITFGAVWLWLVG
- a CDS encoding DUF5666 domain-containing protein, encoding MKKLAVPLLILLSLPAVAQDAPRGAPSGQTPGANGQFERGGMRRRGVGGTITELRSDGLTLKTMSGDTVNVKFSSTTQFAMSGKTIKPSDLKAGDFVMVAGERAEDGTWTANFVVNRTEEMKKWKENLGKTFIAGEVKAINETKLTIQRPDDQTQTIEVDESTSFRRGRDESITLADIKVGDRVTGPGELKNGVFVPSTLRVGGAGGPGSFMGGPPPAGQAQSPKPLPPQ